A stretch of DNA from Oryzomicrobium terrae:
ATGGGACGCGGATCGTCGGCCTCCAGAGGAGTCCACACCCCTTCCCGTTCATCGAAGCCGACCCAGATCACCGCCTTGGAGAGACGGCCCAGGACTTCGCGCTGAGCGTCGACCCACTGGTACGCCGGCAGGGGCTCCAGTGTTTCCAGGGCCACCAAGTAGTCGGTTTCGGCCGACAGCAATTCTGGCGGCAACAACACGGCCGAGAAGGAGCTGGTCGGCACGGCGGCCCGGGCCGGCTCGTTGACCGGCGGGGGGGCCAGGGGCGCTTCGGGCTGGTCATCGAGGGCGATGGCACCCCGGGGCGGGTCCGGACGCAGCAGCGGCGCGGCAATGGGGGCCTGGGAAACCACCGGGGGCAGAACATAGGCCGATGGAGGTGTCTGCGGCACGGTGGCGCGGGGCGCCGTCGCGGCCTGGGCGGGAGCCATCACCGGTTCGGCGGGCATGAAGGGGGGGATGTCGTCGATGGGCGGCAAGCCCCCCAAACTCGGCTCCTGGCGCGGTGTTCCTGCCATCGGTGCCGTTGCGGCGCGCGCTTCCCCGCGCTCCGAGCCGGCGGACGCAAAGGCCATGGCGGGTGCAGCCTCCGGGGTCAGCCCAGGTTCGACGAAAGGTGGTTCGGCCCGCTCGAAAACGCCGCGGGAAATCGGCCCGGTGGCCGGCAGGGGATCGGCGGCGAACGACGGCAGATCCACAGCCAGCGCCGGCTCCGCCATAGGAGGCGATGCGTAGGTTTCGCCTTCGTCGGCCACCTCGTCGAGCAGGGCGTCACCCCGGTGCGGCGTGAGCAGGGCCTCGGCCACCTGGCGGTGACGGCGTTCCTGCCATTTGTTGTAGGCGACCACGCCACCCACGGCGGCGGCGCCAAGTCCGATCAGAGCCAGTTGCAGTTCGTTCATGAAATCGCTGCCATCGTCAGGGCGGTCAGGCCGTCACCTGCTCCCGCATCTTGAGGGCTTCTTCCATATCCACTTCAACGATTCGCGACACCCCGGATTCCTGCATCGTTACCCCCACCAACTGCTCGGCAATTTCCATGGCAATCTTGTTGTGGCTGATGAACAGGAACTGGGTTTGGGTCGACATGCGCTTCACCATCTGGGCGAAACGCTCGGTGTTGGTGTCGTCCAGCGGCGCATCCACCTCGTCGAGGAGACAGAACGGCGCCGGGTTGAGCTGAAAGAAGGAGAATACCAGCGCAATTGCCGTCAGGGCCTTTTCGCCGCCCGAAAGTAGATGAATTGTGGAATTTTTCTTGCCTGGCGGCTGGGCGATCACCTGGACACCGGCATCGAGGATTTCCTCGCCGGTCATCAGCAGCTCGGCCCGGCCACCACCGAACAGGGTCGGGAAAAGCTCGCCGAAACGGCGGTTCACTGTATCGAAGGTGTTCTGCAGTAGTTCCCGGGTTTCCTTGTCGATGCGGCGGATGGCGTTTTCCAG
This window harbors:
- a CDS encoding cell division protein ZipA C-terminal FtsZ-binding domain-containing protein produces the protein MNELQLALIGLGAAAVGGVVAYNKWQERRHRQVAEALLTPHRGDALLDEVADEGETYASPPMAEPALAVDLPSFAADPLPATGPISRGVFERAEPPFVEPGLTPEAAPAMAFASAGSERGEARAATAPMAGTPRQEPSLGGLPPIDDIPPFMPAEPVMAPAQAATAPRATVPQTPPSAYVLPPVVSQAPIAAPLLRPDPPRGAIALDDQPEAPLAPPPVNEPARAAVPTSSFSAVLLPPELLSAETDYLVALETLEPLPAYQWVDAQREVLGRLSKAVIWVGFDEREGVWTPLEADDPRPMRRIRVGLQLADRRGPLAEHELAAFHSAMRQVADQFMAVADLPLQRGFLETARELDGFCAQVDIQIGLNVVADQQLFPGTKIRALAESAGMSLEASGAFVRRDDLGRAVYALIGHDPGGFAADTMKTLQSRALTFLLDVPRIAHGDRVFLQVVELARRFADSLHGRVVDDNGQPFTDAMIEPIRRQIVQYQTAMAARGIPAGGPVALRLFA